The genomic DNA CGCCCGGGCATCGTCCACCGCTTGGACAAGGACACCACGGGCTGTCTGGTGGTGGCCAAGCACGAGACCGCCCTGGTGGCGCTGCAGAAGGCCTTCAAGACGCGCACGGTGGAGAAGACGTACCTGGCGCTCGTGCACGGCACGCCCACGGCCGCGGAGGCGCGGATCGAAACGCTCTATGGCCGCCACCCCGTGAATCGTCAGCGCTTCACCGGCAAGGTGAAGGAGGGCAAGCCCGCGCTCACCCTGTACCGGGTGCGGGAAGCCTTCGACGGGGCGGCGCTGGTGGAGGTGGACCTGCTCACGGGCCGCACGCACCAGATTCGCGTGCACCTGTCCGAGGCGGGCCACCCCCTGCTGGGTGACAGCCTCTATGGCTCGGGCCGCAAACCCAAGGGCGGGGCCGCCGAGGCGCAGGAACTCGTTGGCCGTCAGGCGCTGCATGCGTGGAAGCTGGCCTTCCCCCATCCCCGGACGGGCAAGATGCTGCGCGTGGAGGCCCCGCTGCCTCCGGACTTCACCGCCGCGCTGAAGGTGCTGCGCGGCCGTTAGCGTCCCCGCTCGGATGGACGCAACTCCTGCTCTCTCCGGGTAATTCAGGCCATCCCGTAAAGAGCGATTTTAGTTGCTAGAGCGGGAAGTTCTGTGCGAGAAGTCCGGACTCAAGAGGTCAGGCAGGGTCGTGCGCGCGTCACTCCGAGGGGGGTGGAGACGGCGGTACCCGTTTGGCAATACCCACCCACTCCCGCTGAGAGCATCGCGCGTCCGCCCAGGAACGCTGGCGAGCTGGTGTTCCCTCTCGACCTCGAAACCAGCCGTTGAGGAGCACGGTATGAAGAACAGTGGCTTTGTGCTGTCCGTGTGGCTTGGAATGACTCTCTCCGCTCTGGGCTGCGGCCCCGGAGGCCCCGATGAGCGCGAAGTGATTGGACGCTCCGTGCAGGGGTTGTCCCAGGATGAAGGGCGGGGTGCCGCCGGGGACATGCACCAGACCGTGGTGCCGATGAGCCTCGCCGTGTTCCAGTCGCTCGTGAGCAATTCCTCGAGATGCGGCACGACCAACGTCCAACTGTGCGTGGAGGAACTCGACTACGCCTACTCCCAAGGCCTTCTCTCCTACGATGCCTACGTCTGGGGGCTCCAGAGGGGCTACTACCCATACATTGATAGAAGCAACAACATCGCCGCGGTCTGCAACTGCTGGGGGGCTTGGCCTTCATCCGGCGACATTGTGCGCAGGTAGCGGTCATCACGCCGGGTGCGAACTGTTCAATGCTCTCCGCTTCCCTGTTTCGCTGGGGGTGAAAAATTCGCATCTGGGTAATGATTGTTCTCACCTTGGAATTCGGGTTATATCCTACAGAACAATTTTAGTTGCACTAGCAGTAAGACCTGTGAGAAGAGTCCGTTCCCAAGAGGGCAACACCCTCTTCGAGGGAGGAAACTCCCAGGCAGACGTGCGTGATCACTCCATGGGGGGGGGAGACGGTACCCGTTTGTAGTGACCCGTCCATTCCCGCTGCGAGCAGTGCAGGTCCGCCAGGAGCGCCGGACGAGCCGGTATTCCCGCTCGACATCAAAACCAGCCGTTGAGGAGCACTGTATGAAGAAGAACAGTGGCTTTGCGCTGTCCGTGTGGCTTGGAATGACTCTCTCCGCTCTGGGCTGTGGTGCGGCACCGGGGACTGATGGAGCCGATACGCTTGGAAACACCACGCGGGAATTGGTGAATCAAGAGGACCAGGCCGAAGCGGGTGACATGCACCAGACCGCGGTGCCGATGACGCTCGCCCAGTTCCAGAGCCTGGGTGCCATGAGTGACCAGGCGGGACGTTGCGTGGGAGGCATCAGCTATAACGAGTGCAAGGAGGAGCTCGACTGGGGTCTGAGCCAGAACCTCATCACCGCGGAGACCTATTACTGGGGGCTCAACAACGGCTATTACCCGGTCATCGACCGCCACAACACCATCGGCGCGGTCTGCAAGTGCGGGTGCTTCGAGGCCAACTCCCTCATCCTGACGCAGAACAAGCAGGGCGTCTCCGCGTGGGTTCCCGCCAAGCAGATCACGAGCGAGACCTCGCTCTTCTCGCTCAACGAGGAGGCCACGCTGAGCCGGCCTTCCTTCAACGCGAAGTCCATCAAGGTCTCCACGAAGGGTGAGGAGAAGCCGGCCCTCTTCGTCTTCGAGCTCTCCAACGGACACTCCCTGAAGGTGACGCAGAACCACGGCATGCTCCTGAGCGATGGCCGGGTCGTCGAGGCGCGCAGCCTGAGCGCCGGCGCCGA from Melittangium boletus DSM 14713 includes the following:
- a CDS encoding Hint domain-containing protein; its protein translation is MHQTAVPMTLAQFQSLGAMSDQAGRCVGGISYNECKEELDWGLSQNLITAETYYWGLNNGYYPVIDRHNTIGAVCKCGCFEANSLILTQNKQGVSAWVPAKQITSETSLFSLNEEATLSRPSFNAKSIKVSTKGEEKPALFVFELSNGHSLKVTQNHGMLLSDGRVVEARSLSAGAEFVALDGSLVRVNNLRFEYTTEDVHNFEVDAQDLAGHIIAAEGVLVGDLAWQNQLSRELGSIAVRR
- a CDS encoding RluA family pseudouridine synthase encodes the protein MVAPGAREHLAPPETRGERLDQALARVFPEFTRSRLQGLIEAGHVQVDGKPAKASARLKGGERLLLQVPPPTPAVPVAEELPLTVLHEDKDLVVVDKAAGMVVHPGAGHASGTLVNALLHRVKDLAGVGGELRPGIVHRLDKDTTGCLVVAKHETALVALQKAFKTRTVEKTYLALVHGTPTAAEARIETLYGRHPVNRQRFTGKVKEGKPALTLYRVREAFDGAALVEVDLLTGRTHQIRVHLSEAGHPLLGDSLYGSGRKPKGGAAEAQELVGRQALHAWKLAFPHPRTGKMLRVEAPLPPDFTAALKVLRGR